In the Clupea harengus chromosome 16, Ch_v2.0.2, whole genome shotgun sequence genome, one interval contains:
- the adam23a gene encoding disintegrin and metalloproteinase domain-containing protein 23 — translation MHLIFLLSLVVSILIALQCQFASTSTVSPAAEYVDIGNTASDKPGRESTGSPSDSANSTRQGLFQGVTITYPARLIYYLNEESESTNHDLDTRARNQVSQDQDIHLAQASFQLEAFGSTFTLDLSLNNDLLSSDYVEIHYEDGKPVLSKGGEHCYYHGQVRGKEFSRVALSTCNGLHGMFDDGDFVYLIEPQKQTHYSDMEARAHTLRRATSLLSLGDAEDLELRKQREEEEVEDVPEAGVLSDMPWLRRRRKRAMPRNVFEEMKYLEIMIVSDHNTFKRHKSKKHTRNFAKSVVNLVDAVFKEQLNTRVVLVGMEIWTDQDRIPLSVRPLDMLKDFSKYRQGSIKLSADSVHLFTNVTFHYGRSSVSYIGGVCSPVRGVGVNEYGTTWTMAASLSQSLAQNLGIQWDPPTRRKECGCMDSWIGCIMEDTGVQHPRKFSKCSISDYKTFLLRGGASCLFNRPNKLLEATECGNGYVEVGEECDCGARMECYKDCCKKCSLSNGAHCSDGPCCNVTCLFYPRGYSCRYAVNDCDISETCSGDSGQCPPNLHKQDGYSCQLNQGRCYSGECKSRENQCKYVWGSKAGGSEKYCYEKLNTEGTEKGNCGRDGEKWLPCSKHDVFCGYLLCSKIGRNPRIGTMRGDITPTTFNHQGRLVDCSGGHVLMDDDTDLGYMDEGSPCGPSMVCLERKCMPISSLNITACPSGPNGRICSAHGVCNNEATCTCDSTWAGTDCSMHDPLKEPPTVPDDGPKGPSATNLIIGSIAGAILMAAIVLGGTGWGFKNVKKRRYDANASAI, via the exons aTGCATTTGATATTCCTTCTGAGTCTGGTCGTCAGCATCCTCATCGCCTTGCAATGTCAATTTGCCTCAACGTCAACGG TTTCCCCTGCCGCTGAGTATGTGGACATCGGGAACACGGCGTCAGACAAACCTGGGCGAGAGTCGACAGGTTCACCGTCGGACAGCGCCAACTCTACGCGCCAGGGGCTGTTTCAGGGGGTCACGATTACCTATCCTGCGAGGCTTATCTACTACCTAAACGAGGAGTCGGAGAGTACCAACCATGACCTGGACACCCGTGCGCGGAACCAGGTCTCACAGGACCAG GATATCCACCTGGCTCAGGCAAGCTTTCAGCTAGAGGCCTTTGGGTCCACATTTACCCTGGACCTTTCCTTAAAcaa TGATTTGCTGTCCTCAGACTATGTAGAGATACACTATGAGGATGGGAAACCTGTGCTTTCTAAG gggggGGAGCACTGCTATTACCATGGCCAAGTGCGAGGAAAGGAGTTCTCGCGTGTGGCCCTCTCCACCTGCAATGGACTACA TGGTATGTTTGATGATGGGGACTTTGTGTACCTCATCGAGCCTCAGAAGCAGACGCACTACTCG gacATGGAGGCCAGAGCCCACACCTTACGCAGGGCCACCTCACTGCTTTCACTGGGTGACGCAGAGGACCTGG AGCTgagaaaacagagggaggaggaggaagtggaggatgTGCCAGAGGCAGGGGTTTTATCCGACATGCCCTGGCTAAGACGCCGGAGGAAACGAGCT ATGCCACGTAATGTGTTCGAGGAGATGAAGTATCTGGAGATCATGATTGTCAGCGACCACAACACG TTCAAGAGACACAAATCCAAAAAGCATACCAGGAATTTTGCCAAGTCAGTGGTCAACCTTGTTGATGCG GTCTTCAAGGAACAGCTGAACACACGTGTAGTGCTGGTCGGCATGGAGATCTGGACCGACCAGGACCGCATCCCCCTGAGCGTGCGTCCACTGGATATGCTCAAAGACTTCTCCAAGTACCGGCAGGGCAGCATTAAGCTGAGTGCAGACTCCGTGCACCTCTTCAC GAATGTGACTTTCCACTATGGTCGGAGCAGCGTGTCTTACATCGGCGGGGTGTGTTCACCAGTGCGGGGAGTTGGGGTCAACGAG TATGGCACTACTTGGACcatggcagcctctctctcgcaGAGCCTGGCACAGAACCTTGGCATCCAGTGGGACCCCCCAACCAGGCGGA AGGAGTGTGGCTGTATGGACTCTTGGATTGGATGCATTATGGAGGATACAGG GGTGCAGCACCCTCGCAAATTCTCCAAATGCAGCATATCTGATTATAAGACATTCCTGTTGAGGGGTGGAGCTTCTTGTCTGTTTAACAGACCTAATAAG CTGCTTGAGGCCACAGAGTGTGGCAATGGATAcgtggaggtgggggaggagtgTGACTGTGGAGCACGAATG GAGTGCTACAAGGACTGCTGTAAGAAGTGTTCTCTGTCTAACGGTGCTCACTGCAGTGATGGCCCTTGCTGTAATGTCACCTGCTTG TTTTACCCACGAGGGTACAGCTGTCGCTACGCTGTCAACGATTGCGACATTTCAGAAACCTGCTCCGGAGACTCAGGACAg TGCCCTCCAAACCTCCATAAGCAGGATGGCTACTCCTGTCAGCTTAACCAG GGTCGTTGCTACAGCGGGGAGTGCAAGAGCCGTGAGAACCAGTGCAAGTACGTCTGGGGTTCCA AGGCTGGAGGCTCGGAGAAGTACTGCTATGAGAAGCTGAACACCGAGGGAACAGAGAAGGGCAACTGTGggcgagatggagagaagtGGCTGCCCTGCAGCAAACA cgATGTGTTCTGTGGCTATCTGCTGTGCTCCAAAATTGGGAGGAACCCGCGCATCGGAACCATGAGGGGTGACATCACCCCAACCACATTCAACCACCAGGGGAGACTGGTGGACTGCAG cggTGGCCATGTGTTGATGGACGATGACACTGATCTGGGGTACATGGATGAGGGTTCTCCATGCGGCCCCTCCATGGTGTGCCTTGAGCGAAAGTGTATGCCCATCTCTTCCCTGAACATCACTGCCTGCCCCTCGGGCCCCAACGGACGCATCTGCTCCGCGCATGGG GTGTGCAATAATGAAGCCACGTGCACGTGTGACTCCACGTGGGCGGGCACAGACTGCAGCATGCACGACCCCCTAAAAGAGCCGCCCACCGTCCCGGACGATGGCCCCAAGG GTCCTAGTGCCACCAACCTTATCATAGGCTCCATCGCGGGGGCCATCCTGATGGCAGCCATTGTTCTGGGGGGGACGGGCTGGGGTTTTAA AAACGTCAAGAAACGACGTTACGACGCCAATGCCAGCGCCATCTAG
- the zdbf2 gene encoding DBF4-type zinc finger-containing protein 2 isoform X2, which yields MGLVLTHNHIISPRHREVVRAARSNVAMGSLMDRFLKDVMRHHPHQYNDTRPTHADLPHLTTLPAPREELSELCCGSKDDGASVGTREEMPSSDDESCPPTQKASLAPKKDAPMAVHTSTKAVDIPTTSTQGCLDTFKTHLNPLLSRKDSPTQGFLHRTSSTSLQTLSQSKSHSKHTTKVPTKLGSAQTQLPTEPVHSKDPTPEQPSNSHSQHRKANKKTNRREGNESASGSLVGAQPSRVPTSKAQALSKPGFESPVLWAPAMPAWKGAHRERTFSDVSDQINQVINEVIDIHCYGRIREQKKKDSDDDDDDEGSFHLSLHSMSNSAGSKGWDDTLQATLGATKVEEKNLAGLMETHISLEDQKYKSQLDSALKPVQDVEEVRETGDRTASEAEEVLPDLPHIPPTFVGKTWAQVMQEDDLKIDSLVKEFREGQFRCYFETESLARYGKHRRRRKTRRKTHDVQPQKKVDDAVVDCIDVLPLMEHSEEDVFQQQPVKEQTTQPQKRLYRIASRCQVVKVSHGTQTTAVSCPVVRRKTVEGASTSLNDAEPPQRLGQAADSGNETPKMKTRLCALRLPDSYSKVMSPLQPKTVVYVLSSPADTMPNISKQPGKRRAGGGRKKKTCDLDSAQKYKYKRTPLKYYDHLTNRILKSPPKGAPSAPKPKYYPHVRQLFRSLSPDNNKERYGFEFGNESWGSPRGWASSSVADLCASSTGSCLDSAGPSEPGSSLSSSRRALFSRSSMSSSNRFILSTLTPAPSIPDSATMAPSGSQTSSPEKASSTSDQTGGPRLGRRKRCGEKARSLTPAKNPSSPPYKRRKKAAKPRAKGKGGRSLQRTVHPRKCAGSRTSPRGKPATRASPRTRSRLRP from the exons atggggcttgtcttaacgcataat CACATCATAAGTCCTAGGCACAGAGAGGTAGTTCGGGCTGCTCGGAGTAACGTTGCCATGGGGAGTCTGATGGACAGGTTCCTGAAGGATGTCATGAGGCACCATCCGCATCAATACAACGACACACG GCCGACCCATGCAGATCTGCCACATCTGACCACCTTACCGGCCCCACGGGAGGAACTTTCAGAACTTTGCTGTGGATCAAAGGATGATGGAGCATCTGTTGGAACTCGAGAAGAGATGCCCAGCTCGGATGATGAATCCTGTCCACCAACGCAGAAGGCCTCTTTGGCCCCAAAGAAAGATGCACCAATGGCCGTCCACACGTCCACGAAGGCTGTAGATATTCCCACAACAAGTACTCAAGGTTGCCTGGACACCTTTAAGACTCATCTTAATCCACTTCTGTCCAGAAAGGACTCACCCACACAAGGGTTTTTGCACAGGACTAGTAGTACTTCATTACAAACCCTCTCGCAGTCAAAGTCCCATTCCAAGCACACCACAAAAGTACCTACAAAGTTAGGTAGCGCACAAACACAGTTGCCCACAGAGCCTGTGCATTCAAAAGACCCAACTCCTGAGCAGCCTAGTAACTCCCATTCTCAGCACAGAAAAGCTAACAAGAAGACCAACAGACGTGAAGGAAATGAATCTGCCTCTGGTTCTCTTGTTGGAGCACAACCTTCCAGAGTCCCTACGTCAAAAGCCCAGGCCCTCAGCAAACCAGGGTTTGAGAGCCCTGTGCTCTGGGCTCCAGCAATGCCTGCTTGGAAAGGTGCGCATAGAGAGCGCACCTTCTCAGATGTCTCCGACCAGATCAATCAAGTGATCAATGAGGTGATCGACATCCACTGTTACGGGCGCATCCGTGAGCAGAAGAAAAAAGACagcgacgacgatgatgatgacgaggGAAGCTTCCATCTGAGCCTGCACTCCATGAGCAACTCGGCGGGAAGCAAGGGGTGGGACGACACGCTGCAGGCCACCCTGGGAGCCACAAAGGTGGAAGAAAAAAACCTTGCAGGCCTCATGGAGACCCACATAAGCCTGGAGGATCAGAAGTACAAGAGCCAGCTTGACTCTGCTCTGAAGCCTGTGCAGGATGTGGAGGAGGTTAGGGAGACTGGTGACAGGACTGCCAGCGAAGCAGAGGAGGTGCTGCCTGACCTCCCTCACATACCGCCGACGTTTGTCGGAAAGACGTGGGCCCAGGTGATGCAGGAGGATGACCTGAAGATCGACTCTCTGGTGAAGGAGTTCCGCGAGGGCCAATTCCGTTGCTACTTTGAGACAGAGTCTCTGGCTCGATATGGAAAACACCGCAGAAGAAGAAAGACACGCAGAAAAACACATGACGTTCAACCCCAAAAGAAGGTTGACGATGCCGTAGTGGACTGTATAGATGTCCTCCCTCTCatggaacattctgaggaggATGTCTTCCAACAGCAGCCAGTGAAGGAACAGACCACACAGCCGCAAAAGCGCCTCTATCGCATCGCATCCCGCTGTCAGGTGGTGAAGGTAAGTCACGGGACTCAGACTACCGCCGTGAGCTGCCCTGTGGTTCGTCGCAAAACAGTCGAGGGGGCAAGCACGTCGCTGAATGATGCCGAGCCTCCACAACGGTTGGGGCAAGCGGCAGACTCTGGAAACGAAACGCCCAAAATGAAAACCAGGCTCTGTGCTCTAAGGCTACCGGACTCCTACAGCAAGGTCATGAGCCCCCTTCAGCCCAAAACTGTAGTTTATGTGCTCTCCTCCCCTGCGGATACCATGCCGAACATCAGCAAGCAACCTGGCAAGCGGAGAGcgggaggaggaaggaagaagaaaacgTGTGACCTCGACAGCGCTCAAAAGTACAAATACAAAAGGACCCCTTTGAAATACTATGACCACCTCACCAACCGGATTTTAAAGTCCCCGCCGAAAGGTGCACCCAGTGCCCCGAAACCGAAATACTACCCCCATGTGCGGCAGCTGTTTCGCAGCCTCAGTCCAGACAATAACAAAGAGAGGTACGGGTTTGAGTTTGGGAATGAATCCTGGGGATCTCCGAGGGGGTGGGCCAGCAGTAGTGTAGCCGACCTCTGTGCCTCCAGCACGGGGTCCTGCCTCGACAGTGCAGGGCCCTCTGAGCCAGGTTCCTCTCTGTCCAGCAGCCGACGGGCCCTCTTCAGCCGCTCCTCCATGTCTAGCAGCAACCGGTTCATTCTAAGCACCCTGACCCCTGCACCCTCGATCCCAGACAGCGCAACCATGGCCCCCTCTGGCTCCCAGACTAGCAGCCCCGAAAAGGCATCCTCCACGTCTGACCAGACAGGAGGTCCTAGGCTAGGCAGGCGGAAGAGGTGTGGGGAGAAGGCAAGGTCTCTGACGCCAGCAAAAAATCCATCCTCCCCTccgtacaaaaggagaaaaaaagcgGCCAAGCCTAGGGCCaaagggaagggaggaaggtCTTTACAACGGACAGTGCATCCCCGCAAGTGTGCCGGGAGCAGGACATCTCCTAGGGGCAAACCTGCCACCCGTGCTTCCCCGAGAACTCGATCACGTTTGAGACCCTAA
- the zdbf2 gene encoding DBF4-type zinc finger-containing protein 2 isoform X1: MPLEVGPSPSGKDNGQKDPPRKLDKARRASGGEPTPGPSSAPQKQGYCSCCQVLYSSVEQHIISPRHREVVRAARSNVAMGSLMDRFLKDVMRHHPHQYNDTRPTHADLPHLTTLPAPREELSELCCGSKDDGASVGTREEMPSSDDESCPPTQKASLAPKKDAPMAVHTSTKAVDIPTTSTQGCLDTFKTHLNPLLSRKDSPTQGFLHRTSSTSLQTLSQSKSHSKHTTKVPTKLGSAQTQLPTEPVHSKDPTPEQPSNSHSQHRKANKKTNRREGNESASGSLVGAQPSRVPTSKAQALSKPGFESPVLWAPAMPAWKGAHRERTFSDVSDQINQVINEVIDIHCYGRIREQKKKDSDDDDDDEGSFHLSLHSMSNSAGSKGWDDTLQATLGATKVEEKNLAGLMETHISLEDQKYKSQLDSALKPVQDVEEVRETGDRTASEAEEVLPDLPHIPPTFVGKTWAQVMQEDDLKIDSLVKEFREGQFRCYFETESLARYGKHRRRRKTRRKTHDVQPQKKVDDAVVDCIDVLPLMEHSEEDVFQQQPVKEQTTQPQKRLYRIASRCQVVKVSHGTQTTAVSCPVVRRKTVEGASTSLNDAEPPQRLGQAADSGNETPKMKTRLCALRLPDSYSKVMSPLQPKTVVYVLSSPADTMPNISKQPGKRRAGGGRKKKTCDLDSAQKYKYKRTPLKYYDHLTNRILKSPPKGAPSAPKPKYYPHVRQLFRSLSPDNNKERYGFEFGNESWGSPRGWASSSVADLCASSTGSCLDSAGPSEPGSSLSSSRRALFSRSSMSSSNRFILSTLTPAPSIPDSATMAPSGSQTSSPEKASSTSDQTGGPRLGRRKRCGEKARSLTPAKNPSSPPYKRRKKAAKPRAKGKGGRSLQRTVHPRKCAGSRTSPRGKPATRASPRTRSRLRP; the protein is encoded by the exons ATGCCACTTGAGGTGGGACCTTCCCCCTCTGGTAAAG ACAATGGACAGAAGGACCCACCACGCAAGCTGGATAAGGCCCGCAG GGCGAGTGGCGGAGAGCCCACCCCTGGCCCCTCCAGCGCACCCCAGAAGCAGGGCTACTGCAGCTGCTGTCAGGTTCTCTACAGCAGTGTTGAGCAG CACATCATAAGTCCTAGGCACAGAGAGGTAGTTCGGGCTGCTCGGAGTAACGTTGCCATGGGGAGTCTGATGGACAGGTTCCTGAAGGATGTCATGAGGCACCATCCGCATCAATACAACGACACACG GCCGACCCATGCAGATCTGCCACATCTGACCACCTTACCGGCCCCACGGGAGGAACTTTCAGAACTTTGCTGTGGATCAAAGGATGATGGAGCATCTGTTGGAACTCGAGAAGAGATGCCCAGCTCGGATGATGAATCCTGTCCACCAACGCAGAAGGCCTCTTTGGCCCCAAAGAAAGATGCACCAATGGCCGTCCACACGTCCACGAAGGCTGTAGATATTCCCACAACAAGTACTCAAGGTTGCCTGGACACCTTTAAGACTCATCTTAATCCACTTCTGTCCAGAAAGGACTCACCCACACAAGGGTTTTTGCACAGGACTAGTAGTACTTCATTACAAACCCTCTCGCAGTCAAAGTCCCATTCCAAGCACACCACAAAAGTACCTACAAAGTTAGGTAGCGCACAAACACAGTTGCCCACAGAGCCTGTGCATTCAAAAGACCCAACTCCTGAGCAGCCTAGTAACTCCCATTCTCAGCACAGAAAAGCTAACAAGAAGACCAACAGACGTGAAGGAAATGAATCTGCCTCTGGTTCTCTTGTTGGAGCACAACCTTCCAGAGTCCCTACGTCAAAAGCCCAGGCCCTCAGCAAACCAGGGTTTGAGAGCCCTGTGCTCTGGGCTCCAGCAATGCCTGCTTGGAAAGGTGCGCATAGAGAGCGCACCTTCTCAGATGTCTCCGACCAGATCAATCAAGTGATCAATGAGGTGATCGACATCCACTGTTACGGGCGCATCCGTGAGCAGAAGAAAAAAGACagcgacgacgatgatgatgacgaggGAAGCTTCCATCTGAGCCTGCACTCCATGAGCAACTCGGCGGGAAGCAAGGGGTGGGACGACACGCTGCAGGCCACCCTGGGAGCCACAAAGGTGGAAGAAAAAAACCTTGCAGGCCTCATGGAGACCCACATAAGCCTGGAGGATCAGAAGTACAAGAGCCAGCTTGACTCTGCTCTGAAGCCTGTGCAGGATGTGGAGGAGGTTAGGGAGACTGGTGACAGGACTGCCAGCGAAGCAGAGGAGGTGCTGCCTGACCTCCCTCACATACCGCCGACGTTTGTCGGAAAGACGTGGGCCCAGGTGATGCAGGAGGATGACCTGAAGATCGACTCTCTGGTGAAGGAGTTCCGCGAGGGCCAATTCCGTTGCTACTTTGAGACAGAGTCTCTGGCTCGATATGGAAAACACCGCAGAAGAAGAAAGACACGCAGAAAAACACATGACGTTCAACCCCAAAAGAAGGTTGACGATGCCGTAGTGGACTGTATAGATGTCCTCCCTCTCatggaacattctgaggaggATGTCTTCCAACAGCAGCCAGTGAAGGAACAGACCACACAGCCGCAAAAGCGCCTCTATCGCATCGCATCCCGCTGTCAGGTGGTGAAGGTAAGTCACGGGACTCAGACTACCGCCGTGAGCTGCCCTGTGGTTCGTCGCAAAACAGTCGAGGGGGCAAGCACGTCGCTGAATGATGCCGAGCCTCCACAACGGTTGGGGCAAGCGGCAGACTCTGGAAACGAAACGCCCAAAATGAAAACCAGGCTCTGTGCTCTAAGGCTACCGGACTCCTACAGCAAGGTCATGAGCCCCCTTCAGCCCAAAACTGTAGTTTATGTGCTCTCCTCCCCTGCGGATACCATGCCGAACATCAGCAAGCAACCTGGCAAGCGGAGAGcgggaggaggaaggaagaagaaaacgTGTGACCTCGACAGCGCTCAAAAGTACAAATACAAAAGGACCCCTTTGAAATACTATGACCACCTCACCAACCGGATTTTAAAGTCCCCGCCGAAAGGTGCACCCAGTGCCCCGAAACCGAAATACTACCCCCATGTGCGGCAGCTGTTTCGCAGCCTCAGTCCAGACAATAACAAAGAGAGGTACGGGTTTGAGTTTGGGAATGAATCCTGGGGATCTCCGAGGGGGTGGGCCAGCAGTAGTGTAGCCGACCTCTGTGCCTCCAGCACGGGGTCCTGCCTCGACAGTGCAGGGCCCTCTGAGCCAGGTTCCTCTCTGTCCAGCAGCCGACGGGCCCTCTTCAGCCGCTCCTCCATGTCTAGCAGCAACCGGTTCATTCTAAGCACCCTGACCCCTGCACCCTCGATCCCAGACAGCGCAACCATGGCCCCCTCTGGCTCCCAGACTAGCAGCCCCGAAAAGGCATCCTCCACGTCTGACCAGACAGGAGGTCCTAGGCTAGGCAGGCGGAAGAGGTGTGGGGAGAAGGCAAGGTCTCTGACGCCAGCAAAAAATCCATCCTCCCCTccgtacaaaaggagaaaaaaagcgGCCAAGCCTAGGGCCaaagggaagggaggaaggtCTTTACAACGGACAGTGCATCCCCGCAAGTGTGCCGGGAGCAGGACATCTCCTAGGGGCAAACCTGCCACCCGTGCTTCCCCGAGAACTCGATCACGTTTGAGACCCTAA
- the eef1b2 gene encoding elongation factor 1-beta: protein MGFGDLKSPTGLKVLNDFLADKSYIEGYVPSQADVAVFDAISGAPSADLCHALRWYNHIKSFQKVKASLPGLKKALGHYGPAGVEDTTGGGDAADDDDDIDLFGSDEEEEESEEAKRLNEERVAAYNAKKSKKPTLIAKSSILLDVKPWDDETDMVKMEECVRTIQMDGLIWAQASKLVPVGYGIKKLQIGCVVEDDKVGTDQLEEAITAFEDYVQSVDVAAFNKI from the exons ATGGGCTTCGGTGATCTGAAATCCCCAACTGGACTTAAAGTCTTAAATGACTTTTTGGCAGACAAAAGTTACATCGAAGG GTATGTCCCCTCTCAAGCCGACGTCGCTGTGTTCGACGCAATTTCTGGGGCCCCATCAGCCGACCTCTGCCATGCTCTGCGTTGGTACAACCACATCAAGTCCTTCCAGAAAGTGAAGGCCAG CCTCCCAGGACTGAAAAAAGCACTTGGTCATTATGGACCAGCTGGTGTAGAAGACACAACCGGTGGTGGTGATGCTGCTGATGACGACGATGACATTGATCTGTTTGGctctgatgaggaggaggag GAAAGTGAAGAGGCAAAGAGGCTCAATGAGGAGAGGGTGGCTGCCTACAACGCAAAGAAGTCCAAAA AACCCACGTTAATCGCCAAGTCTTCCATCTTGTTGGACGTCAAGCCCTGGGATGATGAAACGGACATGGTTAAGATGGAAGAGTGTGTACGAACCATTCAGATGGACGGCCTTATCTGGGCCCAGGCTT CCAAGCTGGTTCCAGTTGGTTACGGCATCAAGAAACTGCAAATCGGATGTGTGGTTGAGGATGACAAAGTTGGAACAGATCAGTTGGAAGAGGCGATCACTGCTTTTGAGGACTATGTGCAGTCTGTGGATGTTGCTGCCTTCAACAAAATTTAA